The DNA region AAGACGTGCCAGCCAAAAATAATCAATACAATGCGCAACCTTATCGCTGCGCCGGATGCTGACATTTTCAGCCCCGACCGCGTCTTCCAGTTCACTGCGCACCATATCGATCATGAAGCTCTGTATTTGCATCGTTTCTGTACACTCCTTTCGACTCTGTTACTTTCCGGCTGATTTCATTGTATCATCAGCGAAGTAAAACTTCAATACATTTTATTTTTTGGAGTAGTGAAATTTTATTTGTTATAATTGTGGAATATTACTACAAAATTATAGATATTGTTCAAATTAATCATATTTTATTTTACGATAAAGAATAGTGTTGTTTTTTTTCATTTTATCCGGTATAATAATTATGAAGTTTTGCTACATTTGAAGTTTCATTTCATCACTCAGCCGCTAAATGGCTTCTGAAAGGACCTTTGCTATGTCAGAAAAAAATGAATCATCCGCCCTTCTGATGAAAGTGCGCGCCCTGCGCAGCTCCCTGAGCAAAACAGAGGAACAGGTGGCCAACTATATCCTTGAACATCCCGAGGAGGTGATCTACCTTTCGGTAGCCGGCCTTGCCGAGCGCAGCAACGCGAGCGACGCAACGGTGATTCGCACCTGCCGCAAACTTGGGATGAGCGGCTATCAGGAGCTCAAGCTCACCCTTGCCCAAGCGATCGTCACACCGCTGCAGAATATCCACGAGGAAATTTCCGAGGGAGATCCCCCTGACACCATTATGGATAAGGTTTTTCAGTCCACCATCCACACCATCCGGTACACCCACGATGTGCTGCGCGGAAAGGATCTCGACGCGGCGGCCGACCGGATCATCGCCTCCAACCGGGTGGCCATTTTCGGATTGGGCAACTCCCACTCGATCGCGCTCGACTTACAGCATAAGCTGCTGCGCGTCGCAGTTGACGCGACCGCCTACACCGACACCCACATCCAGAGCATCGTGGCCACCAACCTCAAAAAGGGCGACACCGTCTTTGCAATCAGCCATTCTGGGAGCTCAAAAGATATTGTCGACGCCTCGGCGCTCGCCAAAAGCAAAGGGGCTTCGATCATCTCGCTGACCAATATTGGGCGGTCTCCGCTTTACGACATCGCTGATATCCGGCTCTGCACCGCATCGAACGAAACCCGCTACCGGATTTTTGCGCTTTCTTCGCGTATTGCGCAGATGGCAATTATCGATACCCTGCATACGATGATCGCGCTGAAAAAGAAGGATTCCTCGGTCACCAACTTCCGTGCGATTGAGCGCGCGCTCGAACAGAAGAAATACTGAAAAAACAGGACAGACAGCCATGAATCTGGCTGTCTGTCCTGTTTTGGCGCGGATATATTACTGGCCAGCCGATCTCGGCGGGCCGGAATTGCGATTTCGAAAATCTTCTGTTTGAAAAGCTTACATCAGTTTGCGGAACAGTGCTTTCAGGTCTTCCACATTGGTATCCTTCGGATTCCCCGGGCAGCAGGCATCGGCAAACGCGGATTCCGCAAGGAACTGCAGATCCTCTTCCTTGAGCGCTTCCAGCTTGGCCGGAAT from Anaerotruncus rubiinfantis includes:
- a CDS encoding MurR/RpiR family transcriptional regulator, with the protein product MSEKNESSALLMKVRALRSSLSKTEEQVANYILEHPEEVIYLSVAGLAERSNASDATVIRTCRKLGMSGYQELKLTLAQAIVTPLQNIHEEISEGDPPDTIMDKVFQSTIHTIRYTHDVLRGKDLDAAADRIIASNRVAIFGLGNSHSIALDLQHKLLRVAVDATAYTDTHIQSIVATNLKKGDTVFAISHSGSSKDIVDASALAKSKGASIISLTNIGRSPLYDIADIRLCTASNETRYRIFALSSRIAQMAIIDTLHTMIALKKKDSSVTNFRAIERALEQKKY